From a region of the Corallococcus coralloides DSM 2259 genome:
- a CDS encoding carbamoyl-phosphate synthase: MEEAAYSDEAPAAVIAARPPALLFSANFYGTLAAARCLGRHGVDVTVADTGRLGPASYSRFVSRRVQCPPESQPEAFLQWLVDFGLREPVKHVLYPTSDELAWLISAHRSKLEDLFHLYDPGVDAVYGLLNKRRLYEVGTEVGLHLPRTWFPQSEEDLEAVRRQANFPVLLKPTTQILHATHRKGQPVSSPDDLAREYREFARDTYAPMLVKFDPAVVNPMVQEFHPEAAEGIYSLSGFVDESGELFEARAAMKVLQRPRRLGVGVCFESAPLRPDLVEGLTRLCKKLGYHGVFEVEFIQTKDSYLLIDFNPRFYGQMGFDIARGLPLPLLAYHAATGDRDALKRAVEDARDASAAHEDAVFCNRIALEMLLNLQRLSGALPADEARQWRQWFNTHKATAVDPLIDRDDMTPAAVELATISYGAARHPRAFLRMMVFNR, encoded by the coding sequence ATGGAAGAGGCCGCCTACTCCGATGAGGCCCCCGCGGCCGTCATCGCGGCCCGGCCCCCCGCGTTGCTGTTCTCCGCCAACTTCTACGGCACCCTGGCCGCCGCCCGCTGTCTGGGCCGCCACGGCGTGGACGTGACGGTGGCGGACACCGGCCGGTTGGGGCCGGCCAGCTACTCGCGCTTCGTCAGCCGCCGCGTGCAGTGCCCGCCGGAGTCCCAGCCGGAGGCCTTCCTCCAGTGGCTGGTGGACTTCGGCCTGCGCGAGCCCGTCAAGCACGTGCTCTATCCGACGAGCGACGAGCTGGCGTGGCTCATCTCCGCGCACCGCTCCAAGCTGGAGGACCTCTTCCACCTCTACGACCCGGGCGTGGACGCGGTGTACGGCCTGCTCAACAAGCGCCGCCTCTACGAAGTGGGCACGGAGGTGGGCCTGCACCTGCCGCGCACCTGGTTCCCCCAGTCGGAGGAGGACCTGGAAGCGGTGCGCCGCCAGGCGAACTTCCCGGTGCTGCTCAAGCCCACCACGCAGATCCTCCACGCCACGCACCGCAAGGGCCAGCCGGTGTCCTCGCCGGACGACCTGGCGCGCGAGTACCGCGAGTTCGCGCGGGACACCTACGCGCCCATGCTCGTGAAGTTCGACCCGGCCGTGGTGAACCCCATGGTGCAGGAGTTCCACCCGGAGGCCGCGGAGGGCATCTACAGCCTCTCCGGCTTCGTGGATGAGTCCGGCGAGCTCTTCGAGGCCCGCGCCGCGATGAAGGTCCTCCAGCGTCCGCGCCGCCTGGGCGTGGGCGTCTGCTTCGAGTCCGCGCCGCTGCGCCCGGACCTGGTCGAGGGCCTCACCCGGCTGTGCAAGAAGCTGGGCTACCACGGCGTCTTCGAGGTGGAGTTCATCCAGACGAAGGACTCGTACCTCCTCATCGACTTCAACCCGCGCTTCTACGGGCAGATGGGCTTCGACATCGCGCGGGGGCTGCCCCTGCCGCTGCTCGCGTACCACGCGGCCACCGGGGACCGGGACGCGCTCAAGCGCGCGGTGGAGGACGCACGCGACGCCAGCGCCGCGCACGAGGACGCGGTGTTCTGCAACCGCATCGCGCTGGAGATGCTGCTCAACCTCCAGCGGCTGTCCGGCGCGCTGCCGGCGGACGAAGCCCGGCAGTGGCGGCAGTGGTTCAACACCCACAAGGCGACGGCCGTGGATCCGCTCATCGACCGGGACGACATGACGCCCGCGGCGGTGGAGCTGGCCACCATCTCGTACGGGGCCGCGCGCCACCCCCGCGCCTTCCTTCGGATGATGGTCTTCAACCGCTAG
- a CDS encoding ELWxxDGT repeat protein: MKRRMGGARAGALGGLCALGLLACTNEEPAGAASVLEARTQGLTSVAKVTAFSTATATKQDTLPAGFTEVDGFALFFSRTRKGLFRTDGTEAGTSLVRDLAPTVDSFQNEPHMVTLGGRAYWLQVEDLWTSDGTPEGTRLMLDTPFASSPTPPVVFKDALYFSVGTSLYRSDGTAQGTQVIATAAMKVTAEQFTGSWRVMGDRLYFACALGTGSAGIELCATDGTAEGTVLVADVGPGGAAGSPVLLGELDGKLIFSAASTSTSRSLFATDGTAAGTTLLLHAANTYVVGTSDTGFATLDGRAYMLCYTPATGTELCATDGTAAGTQVLDLRPGSADSNPRGVTRLGDRLYFSACTSQSGCEPWSSDGTVAGSGMLKDVNPGTSSGFVGPEFLQVDGGLVFVGLTPSGSGVLWKTDGTANGTVLLKDVVSPQPTGGRYGLDLSESVRLGGVVLFPADDGVHGQEVWRTDGTEAGTRMVKDVTPAQRQGDTSGMRAFDDWLMLGVPTASGGYVVWRSDGTAAGTRVLAPAMPETVYVPLMSPFGERLLIARGLSLWMTDATAEGTEAFKILPGSVLEGVLVLPNGLGFFIANTPNLSVGLWQTDGTEAGTRLTNPGVLNARNLGVSNGRVYLTGLNSSLGNELYTSDGTPGGTFVLKDIAVGSKSSEPSGFAPLGALTLFSADDGTSGRELWKTDGTPAGTVRVADINSGASSSSPFRLHPLRDRVIFWAQTSANRLWTTDGTAQGTQPVGSAVALGSSEGFVSWGDIAFFAGKEDASGTELWRTDGTAQGTVRVADLHPGRGSSLPDQLTLVSPSGPLLFVAETPAGGRELWRLDSPTGEPTLVSDVLAGPASSSPQRLTVNGSAVYFSASDGTGRALFQLSGLIPDTRPPRLACPRDATVPASSEAGAVVTFPAATVHDDSGEVPTASADTASGGSFPVGVTPVTFTATDSSGNTGTCTFHITVTPLPGPDAGTPDAGAPDAGTGDAGEPDAGTEDAGAPDAGSEDAGTADAGAQDAGTTDAGAEDAGTADAGVQDAGTADAGSTDAGATDAGSEDAGSTDAGAPDAGPGPNVPETDSGGCGCQATPASAPWSLALIGLFASARRSRKRRPQA; the protein is encoded by the coding sequence ATGAAACGACGCATGGGGGGCGCGCGCGCAGGCGCGCTGGGGGGCCTTTGCGCCCTGGGGCTGTTGGCTTGCACGAACGAGGAACCGGCCGGGGCCGCGAGCGTGTTGGAAGCGCGCACCCAGGGCCTGACGTCGGTGGCGAAGGTGACGGCCTTCTCCACCGCCACGGCCACGAAGCAGGACACGCTTCCGGCCGGGTTCACGGAGGTGGACGGCTTCGCCCTGTTCTTCTCCAGGACCCGCAAGGGCCTCTTCCGCACGGATGGAACGGAGGCCGGGACGTCGCTCGTGCGCGACCTGGCGCCGACGGTGGACTCCTTCCAGAACGAGCCCCACATGGTCACGCTGGGGGGGCGGGCCTACTGGCTCCAGGTGGAGGACCTCTGGACGTCGGACGGCACTCCCGAGGGCACGCGGCTCATGCTGGACACGCCCTTCGCGTCCAGCCCCACGCCGCCGGTCGTCTTCAAGGACGCGCTCTACTTCAGCGTGGGCACGTCGCTCTACCGCTCGGACGGCACGGCGCAGGGAACGCAGGTCATCGCCACGGCGGCGATGAAGGTGACGGCGGAGCAGTTCACCGGCTCGTGGCGGGTGATGGGGGACCGGCTGTATTTCGCCTGCGCCCTGGGCACCGGGAGCGCGGGCATCGAGCTGTGCGCCACGGACGGCACGGCGGAGGGCACGGTCCTGGTCGCGGACGTGGGCCCGGGAGGCGCGGCGGGCAGTCCCGTGCTGCTGGGAGAGCTCGACGGCAAGCTGATCTTCTCGGCGGCCTCCACGTCCACCAGCCGCTCCCTCTTCGCCACGGACGGCACGGCGGCGGGCACCACGTTGCTGCTCCACGCCGCCAACACCTACGTCGTGGGCACCTCCGATACGGGCTTCGCGACCCTGGACGGGCGCGCGTACATGCTGTGCTACACGCCGGCCACCGGCACGGAGCTGTGCGCCACGGACGGCACGGCGGCGGGCACGCAGGTGCTCGACCTGCGGCCGGGCAGCGCCGATTCGAACCCCCGCGGGGTGACGCGCCTGGGCGACCGGCTCTACTTCTCCGCGTGCACCTCGCAGTCCGGATGCGAGCCGTGGTCCTCGGATGGAACCGTCGCGGGCAGCGGGATGCTCAAGGACGTCAACCCGGGCACCTCGAGCGGGTTCGTGGGGCCGGAGTTCCTCCAGGTCGACGGCGGGCTGGTCTTCGTGGGGCTGACCCCCAGTGGGTCCGGGGTGCTGTGGAAGACGGACGGCACCGCGAACGGCACCGTCCTGCTGAAGGACGTCGTCTCGCCGCAGCCGACCGGGGGCCGCTATGGGCTGGACCTGAGCGAAAGCGTGCGCCTGGGCGGCGTGGTCCTCTTCCCCGCGGACGACGGCGTCCACGGCCAGGAGGTGTGGCGGACCGACGGCACCGAGGCCGGGACCCGGATGGTCAAGGACGTCACCCCCGCCCAGCGCCAGGGAGACACCTCCGGGATGCGGGCCTTCGACGACTGGCTCATGCTGGGCGTGCCCACCGCGTCCGGGGGCTACGTCGTCTGGCGCTCGGATGGCACGGCCGCGGGGACCCGGGTGCTCGCGCCCGCGATGCCCGAGACCGTTTACGTCCCCCTCATGAGCCCTTTCGGAGAGCGCCTGCTCATCGCTCGCGGACTGAGCTTGTGGATGACCGATGCGACCGCCGAGGGCACGGAGGCCTTCAAGATTCTGCCGGGCTCCGTCCTGGAGGGCGTCCTCGTGCTGCCGAACGGGCTCGGCTTCTTCATCGCCAACACCCCGAACCTGTCCGTGGGGCTATGGCAGACGGATGGCACCGAAGCGGGGACGCGCCTGACCAACCCCGGCGTGCTGAACGCGCGCAACCTGGGCGTCTCCAACGGCAGGGTCTACCTCACGGGGCTCAACTCCTCGCTGGGCAACGAGCTGTACACGAGCGACGGCACGCCGGGCGGAACCTTCGTCCTGAAGGACATCGCGGTGGGCTCGAAGAGCTCCGAGCCTTCGGGCTTCGCGCCCCTGGGTGCGCTGACCCTCTTCTCCGCCGATGACGGCACCTCGGGCCGGGAGCTGTGGAAGACGGACGGGACCCCTGCCGGGACCGTGCGCGTGGCCGACATCAATTCCGGCGCGAGCAGCTCGTCGCCCTTTCGCCTCCACCCCCTGCGGGACCGGGTCATCTTCTGGGCCCAGACCTCCGCGAACCGCTTGTGGACGACGGACGGAACGGCGCAGGGGACGCAGCCGGTGGGCTCGGCCGTCGCGCTCGGTTCCTCCGAGGGCTTCGTCAGCTGGGGCGACATCGCCTTCTTCGCTGGGAAGGAGGATGCGTCGGGGACGGAGCTGTGGCGCACGGACGGGACGGCGCAGGGCACGGTGCGGGTGGCGGACCTGCATCCGGGGCGTGGCTCGTCGCTGCCGGATCAGCTCACGCTGGTCTCGCCGTCGGGGCCGTTGCTCTTCGTGGCGGAGACACCCGCCGGGGGCCGCGAGTTGTGGCGGCTGGACTCGCCCACGGGGGAGCCCACGCTCGTCTCGGACGTCCTCGCCGGGCCGGCCTCATCGAGTCCCCAGCGGCTCACGGTGAATGGCTCGGCCGTCTACTTCTCCGCGAGCGACGGGACGGGACGGGCGTTGTTCCAGCTGTCGGGACTCATCCCGGACACCCGCCCGCCCAGGCTCGCCTGTCCTCGGGACGCGACGGTGCCTGCCTCGAGTGAGGCGGGCGCGGTCGTGACGTTCCCGGCCGCGACCGTGCACGATGATTCGGGCGAGGTGCCCACCGCGAGCGCGGACACCGCGTCGGGCGGGAGCTTCCCGGTGGGAGTGACGCCGGTGACCTTCACGGCGACGGACAGCTCCGGGAACACCGGGACGTGCACCTTCCACATCACCGTGACGCCGCTCCCCGGGCCGGATGCGGGCACGCCCGATGCGGGTGCTCCGGACGCGGGCACGGGGGACGCCGGTGAGCCGGATGCGGGCACCGAGGATGCCGGTGCTCCGGACGCGGGCTCGGAGGATGCGGGCACGGCCGACGCGGGTGCTCAGGACGCGGGCACCACCGACGCCGGAGCCGAGGATGCGGGCACTGCGGATGCCGGCGTGCAGGACGCAGGCACCGCGGATGCGGGCTCGACCGACGCCGGAGCTACGGACGCGGGCTCGGAGGATGCCGGTTCAACGGACGCAGGCGCCCCGGATGCTGGCCCTGGCCCCAACGTGCCGGAGACCGACTCCGGAGGCTGCGGGTGTCAGGCGACGCCGGCTTCAGCGCCGTGGAGCCTCGCACTCATTGGCCTCTTCGCATCCGCGAGGCGTTCGCGGAAGCGGCGGCCCCAGGCGTAG